One Pseudomonadota bacterium DNA window includes the following coding sequences:
- the queD gene encoding 6-carboxytetrahydropterin synthase QueD, with product MFELKVISSFAAAHQLKMVTEKCENLHGHNWKIEACVTGEKLNDAGVIIDFGIIKKIISEIIAELDHTFLNDHDWFKNLNPSSETIAMRIAQELENRLDDPTVKVSSVTAWESDDACAKYTCP from the coding sequence ATGTTTGAACTCAAAGTTATAAGTAGTTTTGCGGCAGCTCATCAGCTAAAAATGGTTACGGAAAAATGTGAAAATCTTCACGGTCACAACTGGAAGATAGAAGCCTGTGTAACAGGAGAAAAATTAAATGATGCAGGGGTTATAATAGATTTCGGAATTATAAAAAAAATCATATCCGAAATCATTGCAGAACTTGACCATACATTTTTAAATGACCACGATTGGTTCAAAAACCTTAATCCATCATCAGAAACCATTGCCATGAGAATCGCACAGGAGCTTGAAAACAGATTAGATGATCCTACAGTAAAAGTTTCCAGTGTTACTGCATGGGAATCCGATGATGCCTGTGCAAAATATACTTGCCCTTGA